CGAGCGCGTTTTAAAGCCCACCATGCAGGCAGCGCCACTCATTGCGCGGCAAACGCTCCGCGCCCTTGGCGCGCGCGCTCGACGGTGTCGTTGCGAACCAATGCCTCATGGCGACGATGGGATTCGTCGAGGGATACTACATAAGGGCGCTCTAACGTCCGGTTCCGCGGGGGCGCGGGCTATATCGCCGCGCCGGGCACCCGCTGAGACCAATCGTCCAAGATCGCAAAGGTGTCTCCGCTTCCAGCTTCTTGAGCGCCCCGACGATCTGGGTCTCAGAAGACTTGGACCTCTTCACGATGGGGTCTCCTTGGCCAGCCTCCCCCGATATCTCACAGTTTCAACGGGCGAAGATTTCCCGCCCTCAAGTCACCGTCCAGGAGCACACGGGTGTGTAGTGCCCATGCAAGACTATGTGTGTCCCAACCGCCAGGATCCAATCCCCGTCCGTTAGCAAGGCGGGCCTGCCGCCACCCGTGATGCACGCGAGATCGCCGTGGTACCAGTGCTTCCCTCCATCAAGCGAGTACGTGGGATCATCACCGCTGCTACCGTACCCCAAGAGTGCGGGGACAGATGAATCCTGAGCAACAACTCCGCTCGCGCAGCCTATCCTCCGAACGGAGCCGCTATATAGTCTTAGGATGTAGGCTGCCGTAGGCTCAAGAAGCATTCTCGGCAAGCTACTGGAGCACGCGCTGTCTCCATTGATGAATGCTACGGCATTGTCGCCGACGAAGGCGAGAGAAGAGGGGAGTGGGTTGTCTATGGCGCCAACCAGAGCAATCCTCACCAAGACCTTCGGTGCGTGACTGAAATCAAACACGAGTAACTGTTCCTTCCCCTTGCCGGCAAGGAACTCGATGCAGGCTCCGCGGGACCCGTTCGGCGACAACGCCACATTCGGAACTTCGCAGTGATGCCCAAGCAAAACGGGCCCGCCACGATACGTAACCTGGCCCGATCTGTCATTAGTGGGAACCTCCAGGGTCGCAGCCGCGTTGCGGCGGGCAACCGTTACGAACCTGCCTGAGATAAAACCCATCCTGCGCCCGGCCACAACATATGTGCCAATGCGCGCGGGCTTGTCCTCGCCGCGGCGCTCAACGGCGTATGCATACAAAACGCCCGGCACGCCCGTGACGTATCCTTGCCGGTGCGACGCGGCGCACCCGCACTCGATTGCGGCAATAATTCCTATTGCACAGAGCGGCGTCGCCATCCATCGCCCTGCATTCGTGGAATCCGGTGCCTGAGAATCCCGGGGTCGGCGACGCGAGACTTGAGGCTTTTGCCAAACGGCACGCGGGGTTAGGAGCATACTGCGCCTTTCACAACTGCGAAGCATCGGTAAGGAGCGGCTGCGCATTGTCCTTACTCCCGCCGCCGTTGAACGGGTCGCCGTTGCCGAAGTAATTCTTTGACCCGCTCCCGTTGACTAGGGTTACTCGGGCATAGCTGTCTAGGGTTCCGCCCTCCGCACGCACGGAATGCTGAAAGTTCGACCAGCTTTTCCTTATGGTCCCGCTGTTCGGATTGATACCCTGAGATTCGTAGACCGACGTTGGAACCCCATGCTCAACGGCCCCAACGATTGCAACATGATCTTCGTGACCGCCGAAGTTTACGAAGATTATGTCTCCTACGTGCATACCCCCGCCGGTGAATTGCCGCAGTTCATCGTGGATCGCGAAGTAATGGTGCATGTTCTCCGTGTCCAGATCGGGTTTGTTTGAGAACAGACCGTGCATGTTATAGCCGTTCATCTCAAAAACATGTTGCCAATAATCAGATACTATCAGTTCGTGGAGGTTAATATCGAGGGCCCCTTTGTAGGCGTCTTCCACGTACGTGCTGCACGACTCGAGAATCTGGTTCGGCTGCCCGGCCATCCAGGCCCCTATTTGGGTCTCCTGTGCCTGAGTCAGAAACCCCGTCGGGTCGCTGTACGCTTCTGGATTGTTCCCGTTCCACATATAGGACTTTTGGGACGCAGGGGCGTCAACGTTACCTGCGTAGGCGTCGGGGGTGGTCCACGTGCCGGTGCTCGAATCATACGTACGGGCGCCCTGAATGGAATCCGTTCCGTCGGTGTAACCGTAGAGGTGGCCTCGGTTAATCGAACACCCCTCTAAGTGATGAATCCGCTCCGTCGAAGGCGAAAGAGCCTTCAGAAAAGGAGCAGATCTTGACACGACGCGCCCGCCGGAACCATTCTCCGGCATTTAAAGCAAAGGTGGCCATCGCCGCGATCCAGGGGACGCTGACGATCTCGGAGCTGGCGAAGCGGTTCGATATCCATCCGAACCAGATTGCGCAATGGAAGACGCAGCTGCTCGAAAGCGCAGCTGCGGTTTTCGGCAGTACTGCGAAAGCCGACGAGAGCCCCGACCTTCAGGCATTACACGCGAAGATCGGGCAGCTCGCGCTGGAGAACGATTTTTTAGAGAAGGCGCTCGGGCGCGTCGGCGGTCCGAGCGTACGGCGATGATCGACCGCGAGCACGATCTGTCGCTGACGCGCCAAGCCGAAATCCTTCGCCTCTCCCGCGGCTCGCTGTACTACCAACCGAAACCCGTGTCGGCCGCCGATCTGGAGCTGATGCGCGAGATCGATCGGCTGCACTTGGACTACCCGTTCGCCGGGGCTCGGATGCTGCGCGATCTGCTCAAAGGCAAGGGCTACGCCCCCCTGGGACGTAGGCATGTCGCGCGGCTCATGCGCCTGATGGGCATCGAAGCGCTCTACCGCAAGCAACGGACCTCTAAGCGCAATCCCGAGCATCCGGTCTTCCCATACTTGCTGCGCAACCTCGTCATCGATCACCCGAACCACGTGTGGGCTGCGGACATCAGCTATATCCCGATGCGTCGCGGCTTCCTCTACCTGTTCGCCGTTCTCGATTGGGCGACGCGCCGCGTGCTCTCGTGGCGCCTCTCGAATACGCTCACGACGGATTTCTGCATCGAGGCGGTGCAAGAAGCGATCGCGACGTACGGCAAGCCCGAGATATTCAACACCGACCAAGGCAGCCAATTCACCGATCACGATTTCGTGCAGCTCATTCGCGAGGAGCATGGCATCGCGCTGAGCATGGATGGCAAAGGCTGCTGGCGCGACAACGTCTTCGTCGAGCGCTTCTGGCGCTCGCTCAAGTACGAGGAAGTCTACCTGCACGCATACGAGAGTACCTCGGAAGCTCGCCGCGCCATCGGCAAGTACATCGACTTCTACAGCGGCCTACGGCCGCACTCGTCGCTCGACGGGCGCACACCCGATGCCGTATACTTCACCACACCGGCCGCAGAGGCGGCCTAACCTGCGGAGTTATCACTTAACGAGAGGCTATCCGCCGTTCAAAAAACCGGCGCCACCTCTGTTCGGCGACTACTTCGTGGGAGCTATATCAGTTAAGGAGGTAGAATAATGACCGATCCTAGCGTTCTTACCATCGAAGGCTACGATGCCAGGTTATACGTAGAACGCGGTCACATCGTTATACGCGACGGCTTTCCGAGCGAAGGGAAAGTTCGCGAGATTCGCTTCCCGCGTGGCCGCTGCGAGGTCAAGCGCATCGTCGTGCGCGCGCCGGGCGGCACGATTTCCATGCCTGCTATCGACTGGTGCGCGCGCATGGGCATCGCGCTCTCGTTCGTCGCCTCCGATAGCACCCTGCTCAACTGTATGATCCCGGACCAGCCGTACGACGGGCCCGTGAAGCGTGCTCAGGCCGTGGCAGGCACGACAGACGATGCGTGGGGTCTCGCGCGCTATCTCCTTACGCGCAAGCTGGACTCGCAGGTTAGTGCGATAACCCACGATTTCGCACGCCTGGGCGTAGGCAGCGCGCAATCTCGCTCCGCATCGGTCAAGCAGATCGAATCCTGCAAGGCGTCACTCGCGACTGCTAAGACCTTGGACGATTTCCTGGTGCTGGAGGGCAACGCGGCGCAAGCGTACTGGGAACTGCTCACTGCCACGCCACTGCCTTGGCGCGAATGGGCCTACAAACGCATTCCCGCGCATTGGGCGGCTATCTCGCCACGCGCGAGTGGTGGGCGGGGTCGCGTGCGCGACGCAACTGACGCCTTTAATGCGACCCTCAACTACTGCTACACGCTGCTGGAGGTGGAAACGCGAATCGCTTGTGAGGCCGTGGGGCTCGACCCGGACTTAGGGCTGCTGCACGTGGACGCTCGACTGCGCGAGTCTTTCATCTTCGACCTACTTGAACCGCTGCGTGCGAAGGCTGACGTTTGGACGCTGGAACTCCTGCGCAAAGAGAAGCTGCACCCCGCCATGTTCCACGAGCTGCGCGCCGGGATCGTGCGGCTCGATCCCGATCTGACGGAACTCCTCGCGAAGAGCCTCATGCCGCGATTCGGCAAAGCGGCGCTAGAGATTGCGAACGACTATGCGAAGCAGCTGCGCCGGATCACTGTGCCGCTCAAGCTCTTCCGCGCGGCGCCGAAGCCAATCGCTCAGCGGCGCGAGGCTTGGGCGCAGTCAACGTGCGCGTATTGCAAGGAGCCACTGCCGCGCAAGGGCTTGAAGTTCTGCGGGCGGCCGTGCTACCTGAGCTACAGCGTCGAGATCGCGAGGCCCATCGAAAAGGCTCAAGCGCGGCTTGCTGAGATGCGCGCAGCGGGACTAAGTCCGGGGCACGGCGGCGAGGCGGCCAAGAAGCGCGGCGCAAAGCTAGCGGAGAGCAATCGCAGGCGGAGTCTCGGGCTTACTCCCGACGAAATGCGTGCCCGCAAAGCGATCCAGATGCAGGGTTACCGCGCCGCGCGACGGACGCCGTGAGCCTTCGCTATCGACCGTGGTTCGTGGTGTTCTGGCTAGCCTATGCGGTGTACTTGACCGGGCGGGCAATCTACACATGGCGCTCGTACCGTCCGGATGCGCTACACTTCTCGAATTCGCTAGGCATCATCTTCGGTCTCCTCGCCGGCGTGCTCAGTATCGCCTACCTGACGCGACGCCCGAAACAATAATGGTTTGGGGGGGCAGCTTGACGATATCAAGATCGGTGCCCAGGGCGACATTCTGCCGCTTGACCCCAAGTACAAGGGCCTGACGTTTTACGACCGCGATCCAGGAGGTGGCGCGATGGGTTGTCATAACGCTACGGGCGCGACCTACATCGGTCCGAGTGAAACATACGCACGCACGACGACCGGCAAGATCCGGTCAGTCACGTACGCTGTGTCACCGTGTTCGACTAACACGCGGTTCGCGCACGTTACCGGAACACCATCCATGCCTACTTCCGTCATGTGGTGGAGCAGCCCGTCGGCTGGGGTGGGCTTTCCATCGGGTGTAGGCGCAGGTAGCGTGCTCGGCATGCCCCGCACCGATGGTTACGCCGACGGAACAGATTCCATTCAGGGCGCCCGTACGTATGATTCGAGCACCGGCACGTGGACGACGCCCGATGCGTATGCTGGCGACGCTAACGATCCCGCATCACAGAAGTCGTACATGTGGAACAGCAACAGCCCGGTGCAGTACTCTGATCCGACCGGCTTTGATAGCCTCTGGATTGGATATTCGGTCGCGTTTGCTACCGCGCTCATCATCCCGGTCCAGGGAATTCCTACCGTCGTTGTAACCGTAGTTGCGTGGCACGCCTACGCTGTGCTTGAAAACGATAACGGCAACATCGTGAAGACGTATTCCTATGGGCCCAGCGGAACGCGACCACCACGTCTCAATAATCACTATGACGATGACCAGACGCTGCGAAACGCGGAGCAAGCGAAAAGGAGCAACGCCCTAACGGAAGTTGGGAGTTGTCACGGTCAATGTGCGTGGGAAAGACCTCTGAACGACTACTACAATAAGTGGCCAAACAACAAGGTGCCATACGACATTGTCTTCAATAATTCTAATAGCGCACTGTCCGCAAACCTGAACGCGGCGGGATTCAACTCGCAAGCCCCTCCGGGCGCGCCGGGCTGGGTACCAGGCTGGAACGTCCCGATTCACGGGCTTAACGGGAGCCTCTTTACTCAAGCCCTGCTCGAAGAGAGCGAGGGACTGGGCGGCAGCGCCGATCAGGAGCAGCGTGCGATTGGGTTTTGAGTTACGCAGCAATTGTGACGGAGGCACGATATGAAGAGGGCGATGAGGCTGGCTCTGCTTTCGCTGCCCGGTATCGCCGCAGCCTTCGGCTTTGGGGACGGTCTATACTTGTTCAGCTACAGTCCCTTTAAATGGGAATCCGCACTACAACTGAATCAGCTGGAGCTGTTCGACATGCTGACCCTCGTGCTAATGTGGCCACTGGGATTGCTGCTTACCGGATGGATAACGATCCCCGCGACCGTTTTGCTGTACGGCAGGTTGCGGCTCCTGGCAAAGCATGTCTGTCAGGGATGGAACTTGCTATGGTCGCTGCCCACCCACTTCGTCTTCGGTTTCATTTTGGGAGTGGCGCTTACGGTTCTGGGGATCAGGCTTCCGGCGATATAGAAGCCATGCGCCCCGCGCCCCCGAAACCGGACGTTTGCGCGCCCTTGTGTAGTATCCCATGGGATTCGTCGACGGATACTACATAAGGGCTCCCAAACGTCCGGTTTTCGCGAATGTCGCTTCGCGGCTGGGCTCAGGTCGGCGAAATGAAATGCCGCTGCCTATTCTTATCTCAGCGCCGCATCATAGAGCCTCCAGGAAGACGAGCAGTTCTGAAACGTGTTCAGCTTTCCCATCTCTTAAACGCTTCGAGCTCTGCGCGTCCTCTAGGCCCTAGGAGTTCGTCGAGAGCGAGCCCGGCAAGTTTTGGGCTCGCGAGCGGCTGGATGACCTCCAAGACGAAAACATCCTGTGAACGCGAATCGCCTTCTGCCAGCACTTTTTCGGTAAGTCGAAACAGCGACTGTAGGCGTTTCGTCGTGCCGTGGTCAGGGCGTCCCTTCGTCAGCGTGTCCTGTAGCGGACCCATGATCTGGCCAAGAATGACATAACTTGGCACTAGGTCCGGGTAGTCTGCCAGTTCTCGGTCGACCATCGCCACTGAGTCCGGGAGATAATCCTTGATTAGCTGAGGTATGTCGTCGTAGCGAATCACACTTACCAACAGTGACACTACTTCGGTGGCGGCGCTGGCTTAGGCTCGGGCGCGACCGGCGGTGGAACGTTGTTCCTGATAAAGCTGTTCGGGTCGTACCTACCGTAGGCCTGCTGCAAGTCTTTCAGCAGGCTATTCGCGGCCGCGCGCTCCGCTTGCGTTAACGCACCGCTCTTTCCGGAAAGTATATTTTGCAATGTACGGATCAAGATCGCTCCTTTTTCTAGGTGGAACTTTCCTCCTACCTGCCTGCCGTTTGCGAGCTCGGAACGCACCGCGTTAGCGGTCCCACCCGGTGTCCTGTCGCTCTCTTGGAACAGTTGCCGGGCGACGTTGCGAAGAGCCGTGCTCGTATTTGCCTGGCTCTTGGCAAAGTCCGCCGCTGTTTCCGCCGTGCGCGTAAGTTCCGAAGCTTGTTCGATTGCCGTTGCAGCGCGAGCATCTCCGCTAAGTTCGGCGCCTAGCTCGATGCCTTCCTCGATCGCCGCCCCGCCCTCCTCAACGATCTCTACGATGCATTCAGGACAGTAGCCGCTTGGGTCCGAAAACTGGACTGGGTTATTTCCGTTCCACATATACGACTTCTGCGATGCTGGATCGCTAACATTGCCGGCGTAAACATCGGGCGTCGTCCACGTTCCAACGTTGGGGTCGTACGTACGTGTACCCTGAATACTGTCCGTGCCGTCGGCATAGCCATCGGTGCGCGGCATGCCGAGCACACCGCCAGCGCCTATGCCTGGCGCAAAGCCGAGGCTGCTCGTCGGGCTGCTCCACCACATGACGGAAGTAGGCATGGATGGTGTTCCGGTAACGTGCGCGAACCGCGTGTTAGTCGAACACGGTGACACAGCGTACGTGACTGACCCGATCTTGCCGGTCGTCGTCCGCGAGTACGTCTCGCTCGGCCCGATGTAGGTTGCGCCCGTGGCATTGTGACAGCCCATTGCGCCGCCGCTCGGATCGCGGTCGTAAAATGTGAGGCCCTTGTACTTGGGATCGCGCGGCAGAATGTCGCCCTGCGCACCGATCTTGATATCATCAAGCTGCCCGGAGCTGTTCGTCGTAAACAGCAACACGTCGCCGTCCCAGTGCAGCGTGTCGCGCTGCGTGGAACTAATACCCACCATGATGGGATGCCCATTCGGGCCCCAGGCAACCGTGTTCGAAAGCAACTGCGAATTGCACTGAAAGTCGGGATAGTCGGCGGAGGTCGTTATCGTGTGATTCTCCGCATCGTAGGAACGGCCGGCACTTGAACCGCAACCGGTGCCGGTGCTGCTCTGCCACGAAGTCAGCCTTCCAGCAGCGTCGAACGCTTTGCCGAAAGAGCCCGTCGCGGCACTTTCGGTCTGCGTCGCGACGGCCATGCGGTCATCCCACGTGACGTAACCATAGTAGTCCTGGTGTACTTGCGCGCCGTCCGCATACCAGACTGGGAAGGGGCTATTGATGCCGAACTGTTGCGTCGGCCAACGCGTTAGCTCACCGCGTGCGTTATACGAGTATGTCGCGCTCCCGCCCAGCGGGGCAGTCGGCCCGGTAAAGCCAAGCATCTCATTTTCCGCGCTGTACTCCATAGAAGAGAGCGCTGCACCCGGAGTTGTATTCGTGATCTCGTTGCCGTTCGTGTCGTACGTGAATCTCGTCGGCGTGCTATTGGCCGCGGCGCCGGACTCGGCTCGCTGCGTCAAGCGGCCCGCGGCCGTGTACGTGTACGATACTGTTGTGGTTCCGGGGTTCACAATCCCCGGAACGCTCGCGTCATTGACTGCTTGCGTTTGAATTCGGCCATCCGTGCGGTAGGAGTACGCGAAGAGTCCGCTCTGGCTAAGCGCCGAGGAGCTGACGTCGAGGCCCTCTTCTTTGCCATCGGCGTAATAGTGATGGGTGAGCAACGCAGGCGAAGTAACCCCTCCGCCGCCGGGGTCTTGGCTCGTGCTGAGCCTGCCGTCCGCATCGTACGTGTAACTCTGCGTTCCAAACGTTGAGGACGTGGCCGACGTGAGGCGGCCGTCCGGATCGTAGGCCATCGTGCGGCT
The nucleotide sequence above comes from Candidatus Dormiibacterota bacterium. Encoded proteins:
- the cas1 gene encoding CRISPR-associated endonuclease Cas1, whose protein sequence is MTDPSVLTIEGYDARLYVERGHIVIRDGFPSEGKVREIRFPRGRCEVKRIVVRAPGGTISMPAIDWCARMGIALSFVASDSTLLNCMIPDQPYDGPVKRAQAVAGTTDDAWGLARYLLTRKLDSQVSAITHDFARLGVGSAQSRSASVKQIESCKASLATAKTLDDFLVLEGNAAQAYWELLTATPLPWREWAYKRIPAHWAAISPRASGGRGRVRDATDAFNATLNYCYTLLEVETRIACEAVGLDPDLGLLHVDARLRESFIFDLLEPLRAKADVWTLELLRKEKLHPAMFHELRAGIVRLDPDLTELLAKSLMPRFGKAALEIANDYAKQLRRITVPLKLFRAAPKPIAQRREAWAQSTCAYCKEPLPRKGLKFCGRPCYLSYSVEIARPIEKAQARLAEMRAAGLSPGHGGEAAKKRGAKLAESNRRRSLGLTPDEMRARKAIQMQGYRAARRTP
- a CDS encoding IS3 family transposase (programmed frameshift) gives rise to the protein MTRRARRNHSPAFKAKVAIAAIQGTLTISELAKRFDIHPNQIAQWKTQLLESAAAVFGSTAKADESPDLQALHAKIGQLALENDFLEKALGRVGGSERTAMIDREHDLSLTRQAEILRLSRGSLYYQPKPVSAADLELMREIDRLHLDYPFAGARMLRDLLKGKGYAPLGRRHVARLMRLMGIEALYRKQRTSKRNPEHPVFPYLLRNLVIDHPNHVWAADISYIPMRRGFLYLFAVLDWATRRVLSWRLSNTLTTDFCIEAVQEAIATYGKPEIFNTDQGSQFTDHDFVQLIREEHGIALSMDGKGCWRDNVFVERFWRSLKYEEVYLHAYESTSEARRAIGKYIDFYSGLRPHSSLDGRTPDAVYFTTPAAEAA